The Pontibacter pudoricolor genome contains a region encoding:
- a CDS encoding GNAT family N-acetyltransferase yields MLFRKATIADIPGMSWVRMAVKENILSNPALVTPESYREMLEEKGAGWVCEIEGAIVGFAIVDLSDANIWALFMDPNHEKKGIGKKLHNLMLNYSFEQGIGKLWLSTSPGTRAETFYCKAGWQPKGLTRRGEIRFEMEHETYKAIVATC; encoded by the coding sequence ATGTTATTCAGGAAGGCAACTATAGCTGATATACCGGGTATGTCGTGGGTGCGCATGGCTGTAAAAGAAAACATCCTATCTAACCCTGCCCTGGTTACGCCCGAATCGTACAGGGAGATGCTGGAAGAAAAAGGTGCTGGCTGGGTTTGCGAAATAGAGGGTGCTATAGTTGGCTTTGCTATAGTTGATCTATCGGATGCGAACATCTGGGCGCTGTTTATGGACCCAAATCATGAAAAAAAGGGAATAGGTAAAAAGCTGCACAACCTGATGCTTAACTATAGTTTTGAACAGGGCATCGGTAAACTATGGCTCTCCACAAGTCCCGGAACCAGGGCAGAAACCTTTTACTGCAAAGCCGGCTGGCAACCTAAAGGCTTAACCCGAAGGGGAGAAATCAGATTTGAAATGGAGCATGAAACGTATAAAGCTATAGTTGCTACCTGCTAG
- a CDS encoding GNAT family N-acetyltransferase — translation MYYSTNYSPVFLKTNQTYLRALEPTDLEFLYSLENDTTVWHVGNTVTPYSKFVLEQYLENAALDIYTVKQLRLIVCNHEAQTIGAIDLYDFDPLHRRAGIGIVITEEYRGNGHAADALKLLLNYCRDTLRLHQVYCSVTATNLPSINLFTKSGFEQVGILKEWFLTPDGWENVVEMQRIFHSHQEL, via the coding sequence TTGTACTATTCAACAAACTATAGCCCCGTGTTCCTGAAAACAAACCAAACCTACCTGCGTGCCCTCGAACCTACCGACCTGGAGTTTCTGTACTCTTTAGAAAACGACACAACTGTTTGGCATGTAGGCAATACGGTTACACCTTACTCTAAATTTGTGCTGGAGCAGTACCTCGAGAATGCCGCCCTGGATATCTATACCGTAAAGCAACTCCGCTTAATTGTCTGCAACCACGAAGCGCAAACTATAGGCGCCATCGATCTGTATGATTTTGACCCTTTACACCGCCGTGCTGGCATAGGCATAGTTATTACAGAAGAATATCGAGGCAATGGCCATGCCGCCGATGCACTTAAATTGCTGCTGAATTATTGCCGCGACACGCTCAGGCTCCACCAGGTATACTGTTCGGTTACTGCCACAAACCTGCCAAGCATAAATCTTTTCACTAAAAGCGGTTTTGAGCAGGTAGGTATTCTTAAAGAATGGTTTCTGACCCCTGATGGCTGGGAGAATGTAGTTGAAATGCAGCGTATTTTCCATAGTCACCAGGAGCTATAG
- the dapF gene encoding diaminopimelate epimerase yields MAISFYKYQGTGNDFVMIDNRKMTFPGENEALVKHLCDRRVGVGADGLILLQDHPDYDFEMVYYNADGRVGSMCGNGARCTVRFARQLGVIEDVACFLAADGEHQASIERDLIQLKMNDVQGVERIGKDYYLNTGSPHYIRFVDDVQTIDVFAEGRAIRYNDRFAAVGTNVNFVQKTGDNEIFVRTYERGVEDETLSCGTGVTAAALVAGLEGMLDPVRVKVLGGELEVAFERSGNDGFKYIYLIGPAKQVFTGTVAV; encoded by the coding sequence ATGGCAATCAGTTTTTATAAATACCAGGGTACCGGCAACGATTTTGTGATGATCGACAACCGGAAAATGACCTTCCCAGGGGAGAACGAAGCATTGGTAAAACACCTTTGCGACCGCCGCGTGGGGGTTGGCGCCGACGGTCTAATATTACTACAGGATCACCCGGACTACGATTTCGAGATGGTGTACTATAACGCCGATGGCCGCGTGGGCTCTATGTGCGGAAATGGCGCACGCTGCACTGTTCGTTTTGCCCGGCAACTGGGTGTAATAGAAGACGTGGCCTGCTTTTTAGCAGCCGATGGCGAGCACCAGGCAAGTATAGAGCGCGACCTGATACAGCTAAAGATGAACGACGTGCAGGGAGTAGAGAGAATTGGTAAAGATTATTACCTGAACACCGGCTCTCCACACTATATCCGTTTTGTAGATGATGTGCAAACTATAGATGTATTTGCAGAAGGACGCGCTATCCGGTACAACGACCGTTTTGCCGCAGTTGGCACTAACGTAAACTTTGTGCAGAAAACAGGCGATAACGAAATATTTGTACGCACCTACGAGCGTGGCGTGGAAGACGAGACCCTTTCGTGCGGGACAGGGGTTACAGCTGCTGCGCTGGTTGCAGGACTTGAAGGAATGCTGGACCCGGTAAGAGTAAAAGTGCTGGGCGGCGAATTGGAAGTAGCTTTTGAAAGATCCGGTAACGACGGCTTTAAATACATTTATTTGATCGGCCCAGCCAAGCAGGTATTTACCGGTACAGTTGCGGTTTAA
- a CDS encoding class I SAM-dependent methyltransferase, whose translation MYSFLTTENWADYELVDSGNFEKLERFGQYYVARPEPQAIWDKHLPEQEWQRMANAVFTRDKGSQEKGQWKLKKGMPEQWFINYTYNGLKLRFRLGLSSFKHVGLFPEQDANWKFIYDTTRKLKTPQPKVLNMFAYTGAATLAAKAAGADVTHLDSIKQVNFWARDNMEASNLDNVRWIVEDAMKYARREVKRGNKYNGIILDPPSYGRGPNGEKWQLEDELNEMIKLCREMLDGTDYFLLINLYSMGFSAMVLDNLMRGTFGDMVKNEELGELYLHDSGERKLPLGTFFRFTSVGR comes from the coding sequence ATGTATTCCTTTCTTACAACAGAAAACTGGGCCGATTACGAGTTAGTGGATAGTGGCAACTTTGAGAAACTGGAGCGTTTTGGCCAGTATTATGTAGCCCGCCCCGAGCCACAGGCCATCTGGGACAAGCACCTGCCCGAGCAGGAATGGCAGCGCATGGCCAATGCCGTATTTACCCGCGACAAAGGCAGCCAGGAAAAAGGCCAGTGGAAACTGAAGAAAGGAATGCCCGAGCAGTGGTTCATCAACTATACCTACAACGGCCTGAAGCTGCGCTTCCGGTTGGGTTTGTCGTCGTTTAAGCATGTGGGTTTGTTCCCGGAGCAGGACGCTAACTGGAAGTTTATTTACGACACCACCCGCAAATTAAAGACCCCACAGCCAAAAGTACTGAACATGTTTGCCTACACCGGTGCTGCCACGCTTGCTGCCAAAGCCGCCGGTGCCGACGTAACCCACCTCGACTCTATAAAGCAGGTTAACTTCTGGGCCCGCGACAACATGGAAGCCAGCAACCTGGACAACGTGCGCTGGATTGTGGAAGACGCCATGAAATATGCCCGCCGCGAAGTAAAGCGTGGCAACAAATATAACGGCATCATCCTGGACCCGCCAAGCTACGGCCGCGGCCCGAACGGCGAAAAATGGCAACTGGAAGACGAGTTGAACGAAATGATAAAGCTTTGCCGCGAGATGCTGGACGGCACTGATTATTTCCTGCTGATAAACCTGTACTCGATGGGCTTCTCGGCAATGGTGCTGGACAACCTGATGCGCGGTACGTTTGGCGACATGGTGAAGAACGAAGAGCTCGGCGAACTATACCTGCATGATAGCGGCGAGCGCAAATTGCCGTTGGGTACTTTCTTTAGGTTTACTTCGGTGGGGAGGTAG
- a CDS encoding DUF559 domain-containing protein has protein sequence MDELDDFKFDYEGYKEYSRREFIKYEFNQLEKITDKWGFIRQMYMELMPEIISAARRDIAIPISPYFLDWSSHFSPIEFHAWCSIRAMRIALYPQFPLFNYFVDFANPYLRIGLELDGKDYHDVDKDKQRDELLYKFGWKIFRVQGKETNTEYKESGEIESDYIDFQDENQRYNDLSNWLLNTSDGVINALRIVYFEKEHHDELIWRLAIKTLEKHNLVGFTIIDTD, from the coding sequence ATGGATGAATTAGATGATTTTAAATTCGATTATGAAGGGTATAAAGAATATAGTAGGCGAGAGTTCATTAAATATGAATTTAATCAATTAGAAAAGATAACGGATAAATGGGGCTTCATAAGGCAAATGTATATGGAGTTGATGCCAGAAATTATATCTGCAGCTAGACGTGATATTGCAATACCTATTAGTCCTTATTTTCTTGACTGGAGTTCTCATTTTTCTCCAATTGAATTTCATGCATGGTGCTCTATCAGGGCTATGAGGATAGCGCTTTATCCCCAGTTCCCCTTATTTAATTACTTTGTGGATTTCGCTAATCCTTATCTAAGAATTGGTTTGGAATTAGATGGGAAAGACTATCATGATGTGGACAAGGATAAACAGAGAGATGAACTACTGTATAAGTTTGGATGGAAAATATTTAGAGTTCAAGGTAAAGAAACAAATACTGAATATAAGGAGTCAGGCGAGATAGAATCTGATTACATAGACTTTCAAGATGAGAATCAAAGATATAATGACTTATCTAACTGGTTGTTGAACACTAGTGATGGAGTTATTAACGCTTTAAGAATTGTCTATTTTGAAAAGGAACATCACGACGAGCTAATTTGGAGATTAGCTATTAAAACTTTAGAGAAGCATAACTTGGTTGGTTTTACTATCATCGATACTGATTAA
- a CDS encoding Ppx/GppA phosphatase family protein produces MNNRLALIDMGTNTFHLLVTEVNEQGQLRDLYKTKVPVRLGQGGISNGNIAPEAYERALKTLKDFRKVIDEHGAETVRAMATSMVRNAANGDDFVKDIYKQTDIEVEVIDGAREAELIYYGVRFAGVLDEQTALIMDIGGGSVEFILCNNQEIFWKRSFEVGAQRLMDQFFTADPMPAESIAAEKAYLAEKLQPLTEAIAQYIPTILVGSSGTFDTLCDIDALRKGDTSRQQIIPPASELAMEDFYSIYREFLSKTHDERLAIPGMLEMRVDMIVLATILVDFVLDNYKLQKIRVSSYALKEGVLQQMLAK; encoded by the coding sequence ATGAACAATCGCCTTGCACTAATCGACATGGGTACGAATACATTTCACTTGCTGGTAACGGAAGTGAATGAGCAGGGGCAGTTGCGCGACCTGTATAAAACTAAAGTACCAGTGCGTTTGGGCCAAGGCGGCATCAGCAATGGTAACATCGCTCCCGAAGCTTATGAGCGGGCTCTTAAAACGCTGAAAGATTTCCGGAAGGTGATTGATGAGCATGGCGCTGAAACAGTTCGGGCAATGGCTACGAGCATGGTGCGCAACGCTGCCAACGGCGACGATTTTGTAAAGGACATCTACAAACAGACCGATATTGAAGTAGAAGTGATAGACGGTGCCCGCGAAGCCGAACTGATCTACTATGGTGTGCGCTTCGCTGGTGTGCTGGATGAGCAGACAGCCCTTATCATGGATATTGGTGGAGGCAGCGTGGAGTTTATACTTTGCAACAACCAGGAGATTTTCTGGAAACGCAGCTTCGAGGTAGGTGCCCAGCGCCTGATGGACCAGTTCTTCACCGCAGACCCGATGCCAGCCGAAAGCATAGCCGCCGAAAAAGCTTACTTAGCCGAGAAACTACAACCACTTACCGAAGCCATAGCCCAGTATATACCAACTATACTTGTAGGCTCATCCGGCACCTTCGATACGCTTTGTGATATTGATGCACTCCGCAAAGGTGACACTTCGCGCCAGCAAATTATACCGCCAGCTTCAGAACTGGCCATGGAAGATTTCTATAGTATCTACAGAGAGTTTTTGAGCAAAACCCACGACGAGCGTTTAGCTATCCCCGGTATGCTAGAAATGCGCGTGGACATGATCGTGCTGGCAACTATACTGGTAGATTTTGTGCTGGATAACTATAAGCTGCAGAAGATTCGGGTATCGTCGTATGCGCTGAAGGAAGGTGTTCTGCAACAGATGCTGGCGAAGTAA